Proteins encoded in a region of the Rhizobium sp. CC-YZS058 genome:
- a CDS encoding PLP-dependent aminotransferase family protein produces MLDWDSIFATRSSRMRASEIRELLKLLDQPDIISFAGGIPDPALFPDQAFKEAYSDIFAGPAVAAALQYSVSEGYLPLRQWLVGEMAKIGVPCEAENILITSGSQQALDYLGKLFLSPNDTALVTWPTYLGALQAFNAYEPSYDQLSPGGNRTPEAYRETAAKAGGAVKFAYLSADFSNPTGETVDRAGREKLLDLADELDIAVIEDGAYQYLRFDGEPVAPILALDIARKGGINETRTIYSGSFSKTLAPGLRVGYVVAAAPVIRKLVLMKQAADLHSSTINQMAICHVAERGFDQQVQKVRSVYSQRRDAMLAALGRHMPSGVSWTEPEGGMFVWITLPAGMDGAALLAKSIAKAKVAFVPGRAFFADGSGANTLRVSFSCANEQMIEEGISRLGRLIAGELVAKVA; encoded by the coding sequence ATGCTTGATTGGGACTCGATCTTCGCCACGCGCTCGTCGCGCATGCGCGCTTCCGAAATCCGCGAACTCCTGAAGCTGCTCGACCAGCCGGACATCATCTCCTTTGCCGGCGGCATTCCCGATCCTGCCCTGTTTCCGGATCAGGCCTTCAAGGAGGCCTATAGCGATATCTTCGCCGGCCCGGCCGTGGCCGCGGCACTTCAATATTCGGTGAGCGAAGGCTACCTGCCGCTGCGGCAGTGGCTGGTCGGCGAAATGGCGAAGATCGGCGTTCCCTGCGAAGCGGAAAACATTCTGATCACCTCCGGTTCGCAGCAGGCGCTCGATTATCTCGGCAAGCTGTTCCTGTCGCCCAACGATACGGCGCTCGTCACCTGGCCGACCTATCTCGGCGCGCTGCAGGCCTTCAACGCCTATGAGCCGAGCTACGATCAGCTCTCCCCCGGTGGCAACCGCACGCCGGAGGCCTATCGCGAAACCGCGGCAAAGGCCGGCGGCGCAGTCAAGTTCGCCTATCTCTCCGCCGATTTCTCCAACCCGACCGGCGAAACCGTCGACCGAGCCGGCCGCGAAAAGCTGCTCGACCTGGCCGATGAACTCGATATAGCCGTGATCGAGGATGGCGCCTACCAGTATCTGCGCTTCGACGGCGAGCCGGTGGCGCCCATTCTGGCGCTCGACATCGCCCGCAAGGGCGGCATCAACGAGACTCGCACGATCTACAGCGGCTCCTTCTCCAAGACGCTTGCACCCGGTCTGCGCGTCGGCTACGTCGTGGCCGCTGCACCGGTCATCCGCAAGCTGGTCCTGATGAAGCAGGCGGCGGACCTGCATTCCTCCACGATCAACCAGATGGCGATTTGCCATGTCGCCGAGCGTGGCTTCGACCAGCAGGTGCAGAAGGTGCGCAGCGTCTACAGCCAGCGGCGCGACGCGATGCTGGCGGCACTCGGCCGCCACATGCCGTCCGGCGTGTCCTGGACGGAGCCGGAGGGCGGCATGTTCGTCTGGATCACGCTTCCGGCCGGAATGGACGGAGCGGCGCTGCTTGCCAAGTCGATCGCCAAGGCCAAGGTCGCCTTCGTGCCCGGCCGCGCCTTCTTCGCCGATGGCTCGGGCGCCAACACGCTGCGCGTCAGCTTCTCCTGCGCCAACGAGCAGATGATCGAGGAAGGCATTTCCCGCCTCGGCCGGCTGATCGCCGGGGAGCTTGTCGCAAAGGTCGCGTGA
- a CDS encoding SHOCT domain-containing protein, with protein sequence MQSSDAATQSVISGLARKFGLSDDAVAAMLQAVRRGQGSMAQFNIPELGGGGQWMLGGMTMVGDMFNHGLKATVDQLCLALSQALQNGEIPAQAASSGYPSWPQELGHPSSVGGQNDSAYAIFPATRRLAIREGGSLTIYDTGDHVINGVGQQQGGPASLTFTSQYGSFSVGSLRRVDSPPSGSGEKEDANPAANGRHDHGSSQGQGHHAAAFPNQSQSQSLGAAPVDQVRDRSQPRPDWPKPIAKPVQVPMEAPTGSSPPTTSPVVPPPATAAPVPTGSGAAPPADGLQIITLIEKLAALRQAGVLTDEEFSAKKAELLARL encoded by the coding sequence ATGCAGTCCTCTGATGCGGCGACGCAGTCGGTAATCTCCGGGTTAGCCCGCAAATTCGGCCTCAGCGACGATGCGGTGGCCGCGATGCTTCAGGCCGTGCGGCGCGGGCAGGGCAGTATGGCGCAGTTCAACATCCCCGAACTCGGCGGCGGCGGCCAGTGGATGTTGGGCGGAATGACCATGGTCGGCGACATGTTCAACCATGGCCTGAAGGCAACGGTCGATCAGTTGTGTCTTGCGCTGTCGCAGGCCCTGCAGAACGGGGAAATCCCCGCGCAGGCTGCTTCGAGCGGCTATCCGTCCTGGCCGCAAGAGCTTGGTCATCCCTCCAGCGTCGGCGGTCAGAACGACAGCGCCTATGCGATCTTCCCCGCGACGCGACGATTGGCCATTCGCGAAGGCGGGAGCCTGACCATCTATGATACGGGCGATCATGTGATCAATGGCGTGGGCCAGCAGCAGGGTGGTCCGGCATCGCTGACCTTCACCAGCCAATATGGCTCCTTCTCGGTCGGGAGCCTCCGGCGCGTCGACTCACCGCCGTCGGGGAGCGGGGAGAAGGAGGACGCGAACCCTGCAGCGAACGGCCGACACGACCATGGCTCGTCTCAGGGCCAAGGTCACCATGCCGCAGCCTTTCCCAACCAGAGCCAGTCGCAAAGCCTCGGCGCAGCACCGGTCGACCAAGTTCGAGACCGAAGCCAGCCGCGGCCGGACTGGCCGAAGCCCATCGCCAAGCCTGTTCAGGTGCCGATGGAGGCACCCACAGGGTCATCCCCGCCGACGACCTCGCCGGTCGTCCCGCCGCCCGCAACCGCCGCGCCGGTCCCGACCGGATCGGGAGCCGCCCCGCCGGCGGACGGACTGCAGATCATCACCCTGATCGAGAAGCTCGCAGCGCTTCGCCAGGCGGGGGTGCTGACCGACGAGGAATTTTCCGCGAAGAAGGCGGAGTTGCTTGCGCGGCTCTGA
- a CDS encoding cupin domain-containing protein, protein MTPVIAHDVISKGHQMNIPVESQSMGRAYLNQWREITPGENFAIRISGQNTEGLYTAIELTAEPRNGVPIHIHAREEEHFVVIEGRVRLMKGSEFLTLSTGQSATVQRGTPHAWCNPYDTMLRMLVIFSPGHSEETFRLIGSADGGDLAAIEDSARKGGSKVIGPPPFEDIYSVLCPRPRP, encoded by the coding sequence ATGACCCCAGTCATCGCACACGATGTCATCAGCAAGGGTCATCAGATGAATATCCCAGTCGAGTCTCAGTCCATGGGCCGCGCCTATCTCAATCAATGGCGGGAAATTACGCCCGGAGAGAACTTCGCCATCCGTATCTCGGGCCAAAATACGGAAGGTCTCTATACGGCCATTGAGCTGACGGCCGAGCCGCGCAATGGTGTACCGATCCACATCCACGCGAGAGAGGAAGAACATTTCGTCGTCATCGAAGGGCGCGTTCGCCTGATGAAAGGGAGCGAGTTCCTGACCCTATCAACAGGCCAGTCTGCGACCGTGCAGAGAGGTACGCCCCATGCCTGGTGCAATCCTTACGACACGATGCTCCGGATGCTTGTGATCTTCTCTCCCGGACATTCGGAAGAGACATTCAGGCTGATCGGTTCGGCAGACGGAGGCGATCTTGCCGCGATCGAAGACTCTGCGAGAAAGGGTGGGTCCAAGGTCATCGGCCCGCCGCCGTTTGAGGACATTTATTCCGTCCTGTGTCCACGACCCAGACCCTGA
- a CDS encoding aldo/keto reductase produces the protein MDYRVLGRSGLKISTITMGTMTMGGKGWASVVGSQGVGEAARLIDICLDAGVNLIDTANAYSDGASEDIIGEVLGGKRKNDVLIATKARFPMGDGPNNRGLSRYHLIRECEASLKRLRTDVIDLYQVHEWDGVTPLEETMEALDSLIRHGKVRYIGCSNFSGWHIMKALGIAEADHRQRFVSQQIHYTLESRDAEYELLPISVDQGLGVLVWSPIAGGLLSGKHRRDHTPEGSRQAAGWTEPPIRDVDRLWRIVDVLVEIAESRGVSAAQVALAWLIGRKTVTSVIIGGRTEAQFRDNLAAADLVLTDEERARLDTVSAPQLLYPYWHQMQTAPDRLGEADLTLLAPFLQKQA, from the coding sequence ATGGACTATCGCGTTCTCGGCCGATCCGGCCTCAAGATCTCCACCATCACCATGGGCACGATGACCATGGGGGGCAAAGGCTGGGCCTCCGTGGTCGGCAGCCAGGGCGTCGGCGAGGCGGCACGGCTGATCGACATCTGCCTCGATGCAGGCGTCAACCTGATCGACACCGCCAACGCTTATTCCGACGGTGCGTCGGAGGACATCATCGGCGAGGTTCTCGGCGGCAAGCGGAAGAACGACGTGCTGATCGCCACCAAGGCGCGGTTTCCGATGGGCGACGGGCCGAACAATCGGGGCTTGAGCCGATACCACCTGATCCGCGAATGCGAGGCGAGCCTCAAGCGCCTGCGCACCGACGTGATCGACCTCTACCAGGTGCATGAGTGGGACGGCGTGACGCCGCTCGAGGAGACCATGGAGGCGCTGGACTCGCTGATCCGCCACGGCAAGGTGCGCTATATCGGCTGCTCGAACTTCTCCGGCTGGCATATCATGAAGGCGCTCGGCATTGCCGAGGCGGACCATCGCCAGCGTTTCGTCAGCCAGCAGATCCACTACACGCTGGAATCCCGCGACGCCGAGTATGAGCTCCTGCCGATCTCGGTCGACCAGGGCCTCGGCGTTCTCGTCTGGAGCCCGATTGCCGGCGGCTTGCTCTCCGGCAAGCATCGCCGCGACCACACGCCGGAAGGCAGCCGCCAGGCCGCCGGCTGGACCGAACCGCCGATCCGCGATGTCGATCGGCTTTGGCGGATCGTCGATGTGCTGGTGGAGATTGCCGAAAGCCGCGGCGTGTCCGCCGCCCAGGTCGCACTCGCCTGGCTCATCGGCCGCAAGACCGTGACCTCGGTCATCATCGGCGGGCGGACGGAAGCGCAGTTCCGCGACAATCTCGCCGCCGCCGATCTCGTTCTGACCGATGAGGAACGCGCCCGCCTGGACACCGTCAGCGCGCCGCAGCTCCTCTACCCCTACTGGCACCAGATGCAGACCGCTCCCGACCGTCTGGGAGAGGCCGACCTCACTCTGCTGGCGCCGTTTCTCCAGAAGCAGGCATAA
- a CDS encoding PhzF family phenazine biosynthesis protein, with protein MARRYAIYDVFTDETLAGNPLAVVFDGDGLDTPRMQAIAGEFNLSETVFVRQPENPTAAARLRIFTPASELPFAGHPTVGAAVALAEEAQAGEGVDRDLVHVLEENVGPVRCAVRLRPGQATFAEFDLPRKSQRLPAQIETAALADALSLPASAIGFENHVSALWSAGVPFIAVPIKDLAAIGAIEFDPARWEQLAPMADGRLASAYLYCRGGVHHAARFHVRMFAPAMGLGEDPATGAALAAFSGAIHAFDQPVDGHHALLVEQGVEMGRPSYLHLHLDIAGGEINAARIGGQAVRVASGTLHL; from the coding sequence ATGGCGCGACGCTATGCCATTTACGACGTGTTCACCGACGAAACCCTGGCCGGCAATCCGCTTGCCGTGGTCTTCGACGGCGATGGGCTCGACACGCCGCGGATGCAGGCGATCGCCGGGGAATTCAATCTCTCCGAAACGGTGTTCGTCCGCCAGCCGGAGAATCCGACGGCCGCGGCGCGGCTGCGGATCTTTACGCCCGCCAGCGAACTGCCCTTTGCCGGCCATCCAACCGTCGGCGCCGCCGTGGCCCTGGCCGAAGAGGCGCAGGCGGGCGAGGGCGTCGACCGCGATCTCGTTCATGTGCTGGAAGAAAATGTCGGCCCGGTGCGCTGCGCGGTGCGCCTGCGGCCGGGGCAGGCGACCTTTGCCGAGTTCGATCTGCCGCGCAAATCGCAGCGGCTTCCGGCGCAGATCGAGACCGCGGCGCTGGCCGATGCGCTGAGCCTGCCGGCCAGCGCCATCGGCTTCGAAAACCACGTTTCCGCGCTCTGGAGCGCCGGCGTGCCGTTCATCGCCGTGCCGATCAAGGATCTCGCCGCCATCGGCGCGATCGAGTTCGATCCCGCGCGCTGGGAGCAACTGGCGCCGATGGCCGATGGGCGGCTGGCCTCCGCCTATCTCTATTGCCGGGGCGGGGTACATCACGCGGCGCGCTTCCATGTGCGCATGTTCGCGCCGGCCATGGGGCTTGGCGAGGATCCGGCAACAGGGGCGGCACTCGCCGCCTTCTCCGGTGCCATTCATGCCTTCGACCAGCCGGTGGACGGCCACCATGCGCTGCTGGTCGAACAGGGGGTCGAGATGGGCCGCCCCTCCTATCTCCACCTGCATCTCGATATCGCCGGCGGCGAGATCAACGCGGCCCGCATCGGTGGACAGGCGGTCCGCGTCGCCTCCGGCACGCTCCATCTCTAG
- a CDS encoding aldo/keto reductase family oxidoreductase has product MTDITRAGTYSLAGHTVHRLGYGAMQLAGKGVFGPPKDRNEAVAVLREAVESGVDHIDTSDFYGPHVTNEIIREALHPYSDTLVIVTKVGATRGPDASWNPAFSKDALTEAVHDNLRNLKLDTLEIVNLRAMFDVHGPAEGSLDEPLETLADLKRQGLIRHIGLSNVTPTQIADAARITEIVCVQNQYNLAHRNDDGLIEQLASQGIAYVPFFPLGGFSPLQSETLSTVALSLEATPMQVALAWLLQRAGNILLIPGTSSRAHLRENLASAALTLPPEALTALDGIGGGRATAAH; this is encoded by the coding sequence ATGACCGACATCACACGCGCAGGAACCTACAGCCTCGCAGGCCACACCGTGCACCGGCTCGGCTACGGCGCCATGCAGCTTGCGGGCAAGGGCGTCTTCGGCCCGCCGAAAGATCGAAACGAAGCGGTTGCGGTGCTGCGCGAGGCAGTGGAAAGCGGCGTCGATCACATCGATACCAGCGACTTCTATGGCCCGCATGTCACGAACGAAATTATCCGCGAGGCGCTGCACCCCTATTCCGACACCCTCGTCATCGTCACAAAGGTCGGCGCGACGCGCGGGCCGGACGCCTCCTGGAACCCGGCCTTCTCGAAGGACGCGCTGACCGAGGCCGTCCACGACAATCTGCGCAATCTCAAACTGGACACGCTGGAGATCGTCAATCTGCGCGCCATGTTCGATGTGCACGGCCCGGCCGAGGGATCGCTCGACGAGCCGCTGGAGACGCTGGCCGACCTCAAGCGCCAAGGGCTGATCCGCCATATCGGCCTCTCGAATGTGACGCCAACGCAGATCGCCGATGCGGCGCGCATCACCGAGATCGTCTGCGTGCAGAACCAGTACAATCTCGCTCACCGAAACGATGACGGGCTGATCGAGCAACTGGCTTCGCAGGGCATCGCCTATGTGCCCTTCTTTCCGCTCGGCGGCTTTTCGCCGCTTCAGTCTGAAACGCTGTCGACGGTCGCGCTCAGCCTTGAAGCGACCCCCATGCAGGTGGCGCTCGCCTGGCTGCTGCAGCGTGCGGGAAACATCCTGCTAATCCCGGGCACGTCGTCCCGCGCTCATCTGCGCGAAAACCTCGCAAGCGCCGCCCTGACCTTGCCACCGGAGGCCCTGACGGCGCTGGATGGCATCGGCGGCGGACGCGCGACCGCTGCTCACTGA
- a CDS encoding LysR family transcriptional regulator, with the protein MADLEEAGAFLAVARAGGFREAARASGISASVLSDAVKRLETGLGVRLLNRTTRSVQPTEAGRQLMARLEPALSEIRVALDQARHVGPRAAGPLTLNVPVSAARLVLPTILPEFLAAYPEVRLEIMTDERFVDIIAAGCDAGIRYDERLEQDMIAVPIGPRSQRFALGAAPAYLARKGTPAHPRDLLSHACIAGRFAGRAVGGWEFERAGETVMVEPAGPLVVQSGGGSDLGVAAAIAGTGLVYLFEDWLQPHFQSGALVPVMEPWWLRFSGPFLYYPGRRLVPAPLRAFIDFVKERNRVLPD; encoded by the coding sequence ATGGCTGACCTGGAAGAAGCCGGGGCATTTCTTGCGGTGGCGCGGGCCGGAGGGTTTCGCGAGGCGGCGCGGGCGAGCGGTATCAGCGCCTCTGTCTTGAGCGATGCGGTCAAGCGGCTTGAGACGGGTCTTGGCGTGCGGCTTCTCAACCGCACGACGCGCAGCGTGCAGCCGACCGAGGCTGGCCGTCAGCTGATGGCGCGGCTGGAGCCGGCCTTGAGCGAGATTCGCGTCGCGCTCGATCAGGCGCGGCACGTGGGCCCGCGTGCGGCCGGGCCGCTGACGCTCAATGTGCCGGTGTCTGCCGCCCGGCTGGTCCTGCCGACCATCCTCCCGGAATTCCTCGCCGCCTATCCCGAAGTTCGGCTGGAGATCATGACCGACGAGCGCTTCGTCGATATCATCGCCGCCGGCTGCGATGCCGGCATTCGCTATGACGAGCGGCTGGAGCAGGACATGATCGCGGTGCCGATCGGTCCGCGCAGCCAGCGTTTCGCGCTCGGCGCCGCCCCCGCCTATCTTGCGCGAAAGGGCACGCCTGCACATCCGCGCGATCTCCTGTCCCATGCCTGTATTGCCGGCCGATTCGCCGGGCGAGCGGTTGGTGGCTGGGAGTTCGAGCGGGCCGGGGAAACCGTGATGGTCGAGCCGGCGGGTCCGCTGGTGGTTCAGTCCGGCGGCGGCAGCGATCTCGGCGTGGCTGCCGCGATCGCCGGCACCGGGCTTGTCTATCTGTTCGAGGACTGGCTGCAGCCGCACTTTCAAAGCGGGGCGCTCGTGCCTGTCATGGAGCCCTGGTGGCTGCGCTTCTCCGGTCCCTTTCTCTACTATCCCGGCCGGCGGCTGGTACCCGCGCCGCTGCGCGCCTTCATCGACTTCGTCAAGGAGCGGAACAGGGTGCTGCCGGACTAG